A part of Cryptococcus tetragattii IND107 chromosome 3, whole genome shotgun sequence genomic DNA contains:
- a CDS encoding mitochondrial intermediate peptidase 1, whose product MLRLPRITRRALSFLAPSALAPSALAPHFDRPLPPPPPAPLAPLCELPPLTGPDALQPLTRRTVLQADALVARIAAAPAHPDPAELRQVVKNLDRLSDVLCGVIDMCELVRNVHPDPRWIEETEKTYETLCSFMNQLNTHRGLYDALIATVSHKFPGNPLSPAELKVAQTFLSDFERSGIQLPPSVRARFVRHSDNILSLGRTFLSFVAAGPSTGSLIEIPEPEVLLAGLSPKFVASLPRKKRKGPVLLAPGSWEAQMIGRYADNEEARRLVYIGSMREDKDRVHVLETMLKERAELAHVLGKETWADVALSDKMAKTPRNVLQFLTSLATHHRPSAAADVAALRPLKAFSLSAVTDSSASTRVPPTVYAWDRDHYAEQYAASLVPNGSLPPITPYFSVGTAMSGLSHMLSRLYGISFKPVPVLHGEVWHPSVRRLDVMDEYGKRIGVIYCDLFSRPGKPSAGAAHYTVRCSRRVDDDPSEGDGLLPGWDQDLGKGMEVQGEALHGKEGKYQLPVVVLTTDFGTVEESSPALLGWNDLETLFHEMGHAIHSMIGQTEFHNVSGTRCATDFVELPSILMEHFISSPAVLCTFATHYATNEPLPIPLIQAHLQLDQSLKALETHSQILMALLDQKYHSIKHGEELDSTRVWNELQSQVGVIPPVRGTAWQTQFGHLYGYGATYYSYLFDRAIAGKIWSSLFARNSTAGPGPRTPNDAAAAGDILSREGGEAFKEKVLKWGGGRDPWEMVGDVIGGAEGEQVAKGDEKAMELVGRWMIK is encoded by the exons ATGCTTCGTCTCCCCCGCATCACACGCCGcgccctctccttccttgcgCCCTCCGCCCTAGCGCCCTCCGCCCTAGCGCCCCACTTCGATCGCCCCCTCcctccgccgccgcccGCGCCTCTTGCGCCCCTCTGCGAGCTCCCGCCGCTCACCGGTCCAGACGCACTCCAGCCCCTCACCCGCCGCACGGTCCTCCAGGCAGACGCCCTCGTCGCGCGCATCGCCGCCGCCCCCGCACACCCAGACCCAGCCGAGCTTCGCCAGGTGGTAAAGAACCTGGACCGTCTCAGCGATGTCCTGTGTGGCGTCATCGACATGTGCGAGCTCGTCCGCAACGTCCACCCGGACCCCCGCTGGATCGAGGAGACTGAAAAGACCTATGAAACGCTGTGCAGCTTCATGAACCAGCTCAATACCCACAGGGGCCTCTATGAT GCGCTCATCGCAACCGTCTCGCATAAATTTCCCGGCAACCCGCTGTCGCCCGCAGAGCTCAAAGTCGCCCAGACCTTCCTCTCAGACTTTGAGCGGTCAGGCATACAGCTGCCCCCCAGCGTCCGTGCGAGATTTGTCCGCCACTCTGACAATATCCTTTCTCTCGGCCGGACGTTCCTGTCCTTTGTCGCGGCTGGGCCCTCGACGGGTAGCCTCATAGAAATACCGGAACCAGAGGTGCTGCTCGCCGGGCTCAGCCCAAAATTCGTGGCTTCATTACCGAGAAAAAAGCGCAAAGGTCCCGTACTCCTTGCGCCCGGCTCTTGGGAAGCACAAATGATCGGGAGATATGCGGACAATGAGGAAGCTCGTCGCCTGGTGTATATTGGTTCCATGCGAGAAGACAAGGACAGAGTCCATGTCTTGGAAACCATGTTGAAAGAACGAGCAGAGCTGGCTCATGTCCTCGGAAAGGAGACTTGGGCTGATGTCGCACTATCCGATAAGATGGCCAAGACGCCTCGAAACGTTTTGCAGTTCCTCACATCTCTGGCGACACACCACCGTccatcagcagcagcagacgTTGCCGCTCTTCGGCCCCTCAAggccttttccctttccgcAGTCACCGACAGCAGTGCTTCCACTCGGGTGCCGCCGACCGTTTACGCTTGGGATAGGGATCATTATGCAGAGCAATACGCTGCATCATTAGTACCCAACGGATCCTTACCGCCCATTACACCCTACTTTTCCGTGGGCACAGCCATGTCTGGCCTTTCGCACATGTTGTCCCGTCTCTACGGTATTTCATTCAAGCCCGTGCCCGTCTTGCATGGCGAAGTCTGGCACCCCTCAGTGAGGAGATTGGACGTGATGGACGAATACGGTAAACGAATAGGAGTGATCTACTGCGATTTGTTTTCAAGACCCGGTAAGCCATCAGCTGGCGCAGCCCACTATACCGTCCGCTGCTCGAGAAGAGTGGATGATGATCCTTCCGAGGGCGATGGCCTGCTTCCAGGATGGGATCAGGATCTTGGTAAAGGAATGGAAGTACAAGGTGAAGCGTTGCATGGTAAAGAGGGCAAATACCAACTTCCCGTCGTCGTCCTCACTACGGACTTTGGAACGGTTGAAGAAAGCAGCCCAGCATTGCTTGGGTGGAATGATCTCGAGACTCTGTTCCACGAGATGGGGCATGCTATCCACT CAATGATTGGCCAGACAGAGTTTCACAATGTGTCCGGTACGCGATGTGCCACCGACTTTGTAGAACtcccctccatcctcatgGAGCACTTTATCTCTTCCCCAGCTGTCCTCTGCACATTCGCCACCCACTACGCCACCAATGAACCTTTACCGATCCCACTCATCCAAGCGCATCTGCAACTCGACCAATCCCTCAAAGCACTCGAAACACATTCCCAAATCCTAATGGCACTGCTTGACCAAAAGTATCACTCGATCAAGCATGGGGAAGAACTTGACTCGACGAGGGTTTGGAACGAACTGCAAAGCCAAGTGGGCGTGATCCCACCGGTACGCGGCACTGCGTGGCAAACACAATTTGGACATTTGTACGGATACGGCGCGACGTATTATTCATACCTGTTTGATCGAGCCATCGCGGGCAAAATCTGGTCATCACTGTTTGCCCGCAACTCGACTGCCGGGCCGGGGCCTCGTACTCCAAATGATGCGGCGGCAGCGGGAGATATACTCTCCAGAGAGGGAGGTGAAGCGTTCAAGGAAAAAGTATTGAAATGGGGTGGTGGGAGAGATCCATGGGAAATGGTTGGAGACGTGATTGGAGGTGCAGAGGGCGAGCAAGTAGCcaagggagatgaaaaggcCATGGAACTGGTCGGTAGATGGATGATCAAATAG
- a CDS encoding 40S ribosomal protein eS12, whose protein sequence is MSDAGSETASNHPEVEAQEVEVAAQSGPMSVEDALEQVIKTALVHDGLARGLRECAKALDKKEAHLCVLVETVTEAEYLKLIEALCTEHGIQLIKVSDAKVLGQSLAALALSSPTTVRTLPLSRSSLSTSRPAKCLASLLLDSIRFCPW, encoded by the exons ATGTCTGACGCTGGATCTGAAACCGCTTCCAACCACCCCGAAGTCGAGGCCCAAGAGGTCGAGGTCGCCGCCCAGTCCGGCCCCATGTCTGTCGAGGACGCTCTCGAGCAGGTCATTAAGACCGCTCTCGTCCACGACGGTCTTGCCAGGGGTTTGAGGGAGTGCGCCAAGGCTCttgacaagaaggaggctCACCTCTGTGTCCTTGTCGAGACTGTCACCGAGG CCGAGTACCTCAAGCTCATCGAGGCTCTCTGCACTGAGCACGGTATCCAGCTCATCAAGGTCTCTGACGCCAAGGTCCTTGGTCA GTCGTTGGCTGCTCTTGCGTTGTCATCACCAACTACGGTGAGGACTCTGCCGCTCTCCAGGTCCTCCTTGAGT ACTTCAAGACCCGCTAAATGCCTCGCATCTCTCCTGCTTGACAG CATTCGATTCTGCCCTTGGTAG